In Salinibaculum sp. SYNS191, the genomic window AGGAAGTCGAGGAGGTCGCTCGCGGCATCGAGATGGTGCGCGAGGAGAGCGACCTCTTCGAGTGAGCGGCGGTTTTTGACGGTGTTCCGGCGGACGCGTTTCGACAACCGTTTTAGGGCGGGGCCGTTTTCACCTGGCAATGGGTTCGTGTATCATCTGCGGCACGTCTGTCGATGGTCGCATCTGTGAGTTGCATGAGGAAGACGTCGTCTTCGAGTTCCGCGGGAATCAGCCCGGCCAGTTGTCGCCGGGCCGCTACTACCGCGGGTCGGTCGACGGCTTCGCCGAGTTCGGCGTCTTCGTCGACATCGGCGACAGCGTCACCGGTCTGCTCCACAAGAGCGAACTGGACCAGCGGCTGGAGAGCCTCGACTGGGACGCCGGCGACACCGTCTTCGTGCAGGTACAGAACGTCCGGGACAACGGCAACGTCGACCTCGGCTGGTCGATTCGCCAGGACGAATCCGAGTTCCGCGGCACGCTCATCGACGACCCCGACCAGGACGGCGCACAGCTCAAAGAACAGACAGCGGAGACGGAAGAAGACGGTCCCGTCCGGACGTCGGCGGCCGACACGACGAGTTCGAGCGCGCGAGACGAGGCCGGGACCGAACAGGCCGACGAGTCCTCCGAACCGCACGAGGAACCGGAGGCCGACACGGGAAACGCGAGCGCCGCTGAGGAGGCGGCACCGCAGCAGACCGACGAGCAGGAGGAAACGCCGCAGGTCACCATCGCCGAACTGGACGGCTACATCGGTGACGTCGTCCGCATCGAGGGTGAGGTCGTCACCGCGCGCCAGACCAGCGGCCCGACGGTGTTCGAGGTCCGCGACGAGACGAGTACGGTCGACTGTGCGGCATTCAAGGAGGCCGGCGTCCGTGCCTACCCCGAGGTGTCCGAGGAGGACATCGTCCGCATCGAGGGCGAAGTCGAGAAACGACGCGGCGAACTGCAGGTCGAGACGGAGGCGCTGGTCGTCCTCGAAGACGACGAGCGCGACGCGGTCACCGAGCGCATGGAGGACGCGATGGTCAAGCGCGCCCGGCCGGACGCCGTCGAGCCGCTGGCCGAGGACCCGGCGGTCGAGGCCGTCACCGAACCGATTCGCGATGCCGCGACGGCGATTCGACGGGCCGTCCTGGAGGGACGCCCGGTCGTCGTCCGCCACAGCGCCACCGCCGACGGCTACGTCGCCGGCGTCGCCATCGAGCGCGCGACGCTCCCGCTGGTCCGCGAGGAGCACCAGAACGCGGACGCGGAGTACCACTACTTCGACCGCCGCCCGCTGGAAGGGTCGGTCTACGACATGGACGACGCCACCGGCGACGTGACGGGGATGCTCTCGAACCGGCAGCGCCACGGCGAGAAACTGCCGCTTTTCGTCTTCGTGGCCGCGGCTGGCACGACCGAGTCGCTGGACGGCCTCGAACTGCTCGACGTCTACGGCGCGCGCCGCGTCGTCGTCGACGAGCGGGTCGTCGACGAGGAGATAGAATCCGAGGTCGACGCTCTCGTCGCACCGTCGCTGGCGGACGCGCCGGGGACGACGGCGACGGCGCTCGCGGCCAACATCGCCGCTCACGTCAACGGCGACGTCCGCGGCGACCTGCGACACCTCCCCGCGGTGAGTTTCTGGGAGAACACGCCCGAGGGGTACGCGGACATCGCGGCCGAGGCAGGCCACGACGCGGACGACGTCCGCGAGATTCGCGAGGCGATCGCGCTGGAGGCGTACTACCAGTCGTACGAGGACAAGCGCGAACTCATCATCGACCTGCTGTTCGCCGAGACCGGCGAGGACGTCCCCGCCCTGGCCGAGCACATCAGCGAGCAGTTCCGGGCGAAGATGAACACGGAACTGGAGACGGCGACGGCGAACATCGAGAACCGCACGGTCGACGGCGAGACCGTGCTGGTGCTGGACACCGACAGCTACACCCACCAGTACGAGTTCCCGCCAACGGACCTCCTGCTGGACGCTCTCTACCGCGACCACCGCGACGAGGCCGCCGCAGTCGTCGGCTTCGACACCGACGAGGCGTACGTCCGGACCGACGCCGACGTCGACGTCCGCGCCGTGGTCGAGGACGCACGGGCCGAGGCACCCGAGGCGGGCCTGGACGCCCGCGGCGCACGCGAGGGTCGCATCGAGTACCTGGCCGGCGAGCGCGCGACGGCCCGGGACACGCTGCTCGCGGCGCTCGGCGACCACCTGTAACCACCGGAAACTTTACACATCGTCGTCGTGCTGTCTCTGCACGGGTGACCTGCACTGGAGCTATCCGAGGGTGACCTCCGGGCGGCGGGGCTAGAGGGGCTGTTCGACGCCATCGACGGCGCTATCGCTGCCCACCTGGACGGCACAGTTTCGAACGTCGCCGTGGTCGGGGAACCGTTCGCCGGCCGCGAGGTGCTGCTAAAGTACGCCGACGAAGCCTTCGGTGCGGCGTCACAGCGGGTCAGTTACGACAGCGTGGTCTCCGAGCGCGGAACACTCTCCTTTCCGAACGCCGAGGTCGTCATCGTCGACGGCTGTCACTATCTCTACACCAGACAGATAGGCGGGTACGACGTCCTGGACGAGTTCCTCGCCGAAGTCGTCGAGCGGGACGCGCTCTTCGTGACGGCCTGGAACTTCTACGCCTGGGAGTATCTCAGACAGATACGTGACGTGGAACACACCTTCCCCCGGAAGGTAGAGATTCCGACGCTGGATTCGACGGCGATAACGGAACTGCTCACGAACCACTTTGGCCCCGACCTGCCGGCGTTCGTCCAGACAGGCGCCGACGGCCGGGTGAAGTCCATCGGCTTCGACCGGGCGACGGTGTCGCTCGGCTCCCGCTCGGTGGGCCTGCCGGTTCCCGAACTGAACATGGAGTACATCACCTCGCGGTCCAATAGCGGGGAGGTAGGCGACGTCGAAGCAGTCGTCTTCCAGAAACTGACCTACCTCTCCGACGGGAATCCGGGCGTCGCCGGGCGACTCTGGGAGCGGTCGGTCCGCGACGGTGAGATAGCCCCCGCCTCCGTCGAGGAGGTGGCAGGGACACTCGACGTCGACGACGACGAGGCGTTCCTGCTGGAACTGGTGCTCGCGAAGGGGAGCGTAGCGGTCGAGACGCTGCAGGACATCGTCGTGAACGTCCCGGTCCAGCGCTCACTGGGCACGCTGGCGAACCAGGGTGTCGTCGAAATCGACGAGGGGACCGTGAGGCTAGTTCCCGAACGGCTCCACACCACCGTCGAACACCTCCGCGGGAGGCAACTGATATGGTGACCGCGGGGACCGTCGCGTTGCAAGTGGGCAACGCGTCGAGCGTGAAGGACTCGCTGGGCATCGACCTGGCGATGCTGCTCAACTCCGCCATCATCCTCGTCGCGGCCTATCTCGTCGGCAGAGGTCTCAGCACCGGGCTGACGGCCCTGGCAGACCGCTATCTCGCCAACCGCTTTCGCATCACGCTACTCATCCCGCTGTTGAAGTTCATCGTCTACGGCAGCGCGGTCTACGTCGTCCTCTCACTGCTGTTCGAGCTCACGTCGACGCAGATTCTGGCCTTCTCAAGTCTACTCGGTGCGGCGCTGGGACTCGGACTGAAGGACCTCCTGGCGGACGTCGTCGGCGGTCTCGTGCTGGTCGCGGAACAGCCCTATCAGATAGGCGACAAAGTGCAGATCGGGGAGTACTACGGCGAAGTGACCAACATCGGCATCCGCTCGACGCAGGTGCTGACGCCGAACGACACGCTCGTTTCTGTCCCGAACTACCTCTTCTTCAACGAGGCCGTCGCCAACGCCAACGCCGGGCAGGCGGAGATGCTCGTCACCGTCGAGTTCTACATCGACCCCGAGTCCAACGCCCGCGAGGCCCGAGAGATAGTCGAGGACGCACTCGTTTCGTCACAGTACGTCTACATCACCGAGGAGTACCCCGTCGAAGTCCACCTGGCGGACGACCTCCACTACCGGACGATAACGGGGAAGGCATACGTCAACGACCTGCGAAACGAACTCCGGTTCAAGACAGACGTGACCGACCGCGTGTTCGAGGAGTTCAGTCGGCGGGGAATCGAGTCGCCGCGGGTCGCTCCGGACCCCGCGGGTGGCGTCAGCGAGTGACCCCCCGAAGCGACACGCTTATTCGGCCAAAGCGGGGAGCTAGGCCAACCGATGAGTACGGACGCGCCGGCGGAATCGGATACCTTCGAGCAGGTGTGCGCGGAACTGGTCGACCGGATTCTCGACGGCGAAATCGACCGCGACAACCTCGAAGCCAAGAAGAAGGAAGTCTGTGGGGACTACTCCGCGCCGAAGGTCCCACAGAACTCCGAACTGCTGGATTTCGCCCCGCAGGAGCGCCGCGACGAACTGGAGGAGGTGCTGCGGCGCAAACCCGTCCGGACGGCGTCGGGCGTCTCGCCCATCGCCATCATGACCTCGCCCGAGCGGTGTCCCCACGGCAAGTGTCTGTACTGTCCGGGCGGCCCCGACTCCGAGTTCTCCAGCGCACAGAGCTACACCGGCCACGAACCCGCCGCCGCCCGCGGGAAGCAAAACGACTACGACCCGTACGGGCAGGTGACGCTGCGCCTGCACCAGCTCCGGGAAATCGGCCATCCCGTCGACAAGGCCGAACTCATCCTGATGGGCGGGACGATGACCGCGCGGAGCCACGACTACCAGGAGTGGTTCGTCAAGCGGGCGCTCGAAGCGATGAACGACTACGACGTCGACGCCGAGCCCCAGCCGGCGGAGGGCGAGACCTTTGCGCAGGACCCGGACGACTACGACTTCCGCTACGTCGAGGACGTCATCGCGGAGAACGAGACGGCGGACGTGCGCAACATCGCGACGACGTTCGAGACCAAGCCCGACTGGTGCGACCCCGAGCAGATAGACCGGATGCTCGACCTCGGCGGGACGAAAGTCGAGGTGGGCGTGCAGACGACCTTCGAGCGCATCAACCGCGAGATGCACCGCGGGCACGGCACCCAGGACTCCATCGACGCCAACCGGCGGCTGCGCGACGCCGGCTTCAAGGTCGGCTTCCACATGATGCCCGGCCAGCCCGGGATGTCGAAGGAGATGTGCCTCGAAGACTTCCGCCGCATCTTCGAGCGGCCAGAGTGGCGGCCGGACTTCCTGAAGATTTACCCGACGCTGGTCGTCGAGGGGACGGCCGTCTACGACTGGTGGCACGAAGGGGAGTTCGACCCGCTCTCCAACGACGAGGCGGCCGAACTGGTCGCCGAAATCAAGTCGATGATTCCGGAGTACACCCGCCTCCAGCGCGTCCAGCGGGACATCCCCGCGGACTTCATCGAGGGCGGCGTCTGGAAGTCGAACCTTCGCCAGCTCGCCCGCCAGCGGATGGACGAACACGGCTGGACCTGCGACTGCATCCGCTGTCGGGAGGTCGGGCACAACGACGAGGAGCCGGAGGACGTGACGCTGGACGTGACCGAGTACGAGGTGGCCGGCGGCACCGAACACTTCGTCAGCTTCGAGGACCGCGAGAAGGACCTCCTCGTCGGCTTCTGTCGGCTCCGGTTCCCGAACGAACCAGTACGGCACGAACTCGCCGACGCGGCCGTCGTCAGGGAACTGCACGTCTACGGCAGCGAGGTGGGAGTCGGCGGCGGGACGGCGAGCGCGGGCGTCTCCCAGCAGCAACACCAGGGGTACGGCCGACGGCTGGTCGAGACCGCAGAGGAACTGGCCGCCGACGCCGGCTACGACAAGCTGGCCATTCTCAGCGGCATCGGCGTCCGCGAGTACTACCGCGAGAAGCTCGGGTACCGCCAGGACGGTCCGTACGTCTCCAAGCGCCTCTCCTGAAGGGAGCTACCGGCGTCCGCGGCGGCGAGAGTCGTTCGACCCCGGGCTCTGTCGAAGCTCCTGCCTGTCGGGGAACGTTATCCAGACCAGTACCACACCGACGGCCATCCCGATGCCGGTCGCCACCAGGAACCAGAACGCGCCAGCGTCGGCCTGCAGCGTGATGAGGCCGCCGGAGAGGCCCACCAGGAGCACGAACCCGATTTTGGCGCGCCGCGCGAAACTGCTTCGCTCCTCCTCGGAGACGCCTCCCACCATCAGAGGTCACCAGCGGTACTGACGTGCATGCCGACGAACTGCCACCCGTCGGTCCCTGTCTGGTCGTCTCCCTCTCCCCGCACCAGCGTCCCGCTCCAGCGGGTGTCGAACTCGTAGCGGATTCGCCGCTCGGTGTCCGTCCACGCCATGAAGACGTCGTCGGCGAACCACGCGGTCTCGCC contains:
- a CDS encoding DHH family phosphoesterase, which gives rise to MGSCIICGTSVDGRICELHEEDVVFEFRGNQPGQLSPGRYYRGSVDGFAEFGVFVDIGDSVTGLLHKSELDQRLESLDWDAGDTVFVQVQNVRDNGNVDLGWSIRQDESEFRGTLIDDPDQDGAQLKEQTAETEEDGPVRTSAADTTSSSARDEAGTEQADESSEPHEEPEADTGNASAAEEAAPQQTDEQEETPQVTIAELDGYIGDVVRIEGEVVTARQTSGPTVFEVRDETSTVDCAAFKEAGVRAYPEVSEEDIVRIEGEVEKRRGELQVETEALVVLEDDERDAVTERMEDAMVKRARPDAVEPLAEDPAVEAVTEPIRDAATAIRRAVLEGRPVVVRHSATADGYVAGVAIERATLPLVREEHQNADAEYHYFDRRPLEGSVYDMDDATGDVTGMLSNRQRHGEKLPLFVFVAAAGTTESLDGLELLDVYGARRVVVDERVVDEEIESEVDALVAPSLADAPGTTATALAANIAAHVNGDVRGDLRHLPAVSFWENTPEGYADIAAEAGHDADDVREIREAIALEAYYQSYEDKRELIIDLLFAETGEDVPALAEHISEQFRAKMNTELETATANIENRTVDGETVLVLDTDSYTHQYEFPPTDLLLDALYRDHRDEAAAVVGFDTDEAYVRTDADVDVRAVVEDARAEAPEAGLDARGAREGRIEYLAGERATARDTLLAALGDHL
- a CDS encoding mechanosensitive ion channel family protein, translated to MVTAGTVALQVGNASSVKDSLGIDLAMLLNSAIILVAAYLVGRGLSTGLTALADRYLANRFRITLLIPLLKFIVYGSAVYVVLSLLFELTSTQILAFSSLLGAALGLGLKDLLADVVGGLVLVAEQPYQIGDKVQIGEYYGEVTNIGIRSTQVLTPNDTLVSVPNYLFFNEAVANANAGQAEMLVTVEFYIDPESNAREAREIVEDALVSSQYVYITEEYPVEVHLADDLHYRTITGKAYVNDLRNELRFKTDVTDRVFEEFSRRGIESPRVAPDPAGGVSE
- a CDS encoding tRNA uridine(34) 5-carboxymethylaminomethyl modification radical SAM/GNAT enzyme Elp3, yielding MSTDAPAESDTFEQVCAELVDRILDGEIDRDNLEAKKKEVCGDYSAPKVPQNSELLDFAPQERRDELEEVLRRKPVRTASGVSPIAIMTSPERCPHGKCLYCPGGPDSEFSSAQSYTGHEPAAARGKQNDYDPYGQVTLRLHQLREIGHPVDKAELILMGGTMTARSHDYQEWFVKRALEAMNDYDVDAEPQPAEGETFAQDPDDYDFRYVEDVIAENETADVRNIATTFETKPDWCDPEQIDRMLDLGGTKVEVGVQTTFERINREMHRGHGTQDSIDANRRLRDAGFKVGFHMMPGQPGMSKEMCLEDFRRIFERPEWRPDFLKIYPTLVVEGTAVYDWWHEGEFDPLSNDEAAELVAEIKSMIPEYTRLQRVQRDIPADFIEGGVWKSNLRQLARQRMDEHGWTCDCIRCREVGHNDEEPEDVTLDVTEYEVAGGTEHFVSFEDREKDLLVGFCRLRFPNEPVRHELADAAVVRELHVYGSEVGVGGGTASAGVSQQQHQGYGRRLVETAEELAADAGYDKLAILSGIGVREYYREKLGYRQDGPYVSKRLS